From a region of the Thermus caldilimi genome:
- a CDS encoding GatB/YqeY domain-containing protein has protein sequence MSIYEAIKETIKEAMKARDQKTLDFARVVKAELDRKGDGKPLPDAEAVKVLKALREIALEQGNTFEVEFLDRFLPKEMSEEEIEAWIRENIDLSQFKTPLAAIGVVTKALGPRAPGEKVRRVIERLAR, from the coding sequence ATGAGCATCTACGAGGCCATCAAGGAAACCATCAAGGAGGCCATGAAGGCCCGGGACCAGAAGACCCTGGACTTCGCCCGGGTGGTGAAGGCGGAGCTGGACCGAAAAGGGGATGGCAAACCCCTGCCCGATGCCGAGGCGGTGAAGGTGCTCAAGGCCCTGCGCGAGATCGCCCTGGAGCAGGGCAATACCTTTGAGGTGGAGTTCCTGGACCGCTTCCTCCCCAAGGAGATGAGCGAGGAGGAGATCGAGGCCTGGATCCGGGAAAACATAGACCTGTCCCAGTTCAAGACCCCCCTGGCCGCCATCGGGGTGGTGACCAAGGCCCTGGGCCCCAGGGCCCCCGGGGAGAAGGTGCGCCGGGTCATAGAGCGCTTGGCGAGATGA
- a CDS encoding ABC transporter permease, with protein sequence MEEALVRAVLFGTPILLASLGALLSERGGVVNLGVEGMMALSALAAFAAALEAGPVWGVLCGVGVGSLLGLFLGVFAVFLRANQFVAGLALAALGLGASGLLGKRYEGTPLPDPLPEGVLAGLALILALGLHLLLSRTRYGLYLRSVGENPKAADLFGVSVDGVRYLALALGGGMIGLAGAYLSLAYRPSWTDGMTSGLGWVAIALVILAGWQPLRAVLGAYFFGLLFFLQFRLQGSVPIPSEAFAAMPYLLVILVLALSGRARAPKALGQPFDRGR encoded by the coding sequence ATGGAAGAGGCTCTGGTGCGCGCGGTACTTTTCGGGACGCCCATACTCTTGGCCTCCCTGGGGGCCCTTCTTTCCGAGCGGGGAGGGGTGGTGAACCTGGGGGTGGAGGGCATGATGGCGCTTTCTGCCCTGGCCGCCTTTGCCGCGGCCCTCGAGGCCGGGCCGGTTTGGGGGGTTCTTTGCGGGGTTGGGGTGGGTTCCTTGCTGGGCCTTTTCCTGGGCGTCTTCGCCGTGTTTCTCCGGGCCAACCAGTTCGTGGCGGGGCTTGCCCTGGCCGCCTTGGGCCTTGGGGCCTCGGGGCTGTTGGGGAAGCGGTACGAGGGAACCCCCTTGCCCGACCCCCTGCCGGAAGGGGTGTTGGCCGGGCTGGCTTTGATCCTGGCCCTGGGCCTCCACCTCCTCCTTTCCCGCACCCGCTATGGCCTTTACCTGAGGAGCGTGGGGGAGAACCCCAAGGCGGCGGATCTCTTCGGGGTGAGCGTGGACGGGGTGCGGTACCTGGCCTTGGCCCTGGGGGGCGGGATGATCGGCCTGGCTGGGGCCTACCTTTCCCTGGCCTACCGCCCCTCCTGGACGGACGGCATGACCTCGGGGCTGGGCTGGGTGGCCATCGCCCTCGTGATCCTGGCGGGCTGGCAGCCTTTAAGGGCGGTGCTGGGGGCTTACTTTTTTGGCCTCCTGTTCTTCCTGCAGTTCCGTTTGCAGGGCAGTGTACCTATACCGTCCGAGGCCTTTGCCGCCATGCCCTACCTTTTGGTTATCCTGGTCCTGGCCCTCTCGGGCCGCGCCCGGGCCCCCAAGGCCCTGGGCCAGCCCTTTGACCGGGGGAGGTGA
- a CDS encoding type II toxin-antitoxin system PemK/MazF family toxin — protein MELRRGDILLVDFDPGSPGEAAKVRPAILVTNDVANAYSPVVVVVPLTSNISRIYPFELFLPADRTGLDRDSKAQVQLIRHVHRRRVRAHLGTLPGDLLEALDIRIREHLGLE, from the coding sequence GTGGAGCTGAGAAGGGGCGACATCCTCCTAGTAGACTTTGACCCGGGAAGCCCCGGGGAGGCCGCCAAGGTGAGGCCCGCCATCCTGGTGACCAACGATGTGGCCAACGCTTACTCCCCGGTTGTGGTGGTGGTGCCCTTAACTTCCAACATTTCCCGGATTTATCCCTTTGAGCTATTCCTTCCTGCAGACCGCACCGGTTTGGACCGGGACAGCAAAGCCCAGGTCCAGCTCATCCGCCATGTTCACCGCAGAAGGGTTAGGGCGCACCTGGGGACGCTTCCTGGGGACCTTCTAGAGGCTTTGGACATTCGGATTCGGGAGCATTTGGGTCTTGAGTAA
- a CDS encoding BMP family ABC transporter substrate-binding protein, with protein sequence MRRILGLLLLALGLVWAQGDKLKACFIYVGPIGDAGWTYAHDQGRKKAEAALPWLETRYVESVPEAQALPVIDRLVKEGCQVIFATSFGYMEAVLEGAKKYPNVIFAHATGIKRAPNVATYMADFYQVYYLNGLAAGALSKTGKVGYVAAFPIPEVKRHINAFTLGVRAVNPKAQVLVRWINAWYDPAKAREATEALLAQGADVFAFTEDTPTVIQTAAKKGAYSFGHYTPMLKFAPDHVVSGQIVHWEVIYIDFLKKVKEGVYTAKNLENVDYFWLLQHKAVEMGADYGVPINPKHVPLLQKAEMTVGGKKVSVYDRIMALLKDMQSPKPTFDPFTGPIQDRKGVLRIPAGKKATLQELLTMEWAAPGVVGDWPGEPK encoded by the coding sequence ATGAGGAGGATTCTGGGTTTGCTGCTATTGGCGTTGGGGTTGGTGTGGGCCCAAGGGGATAAGCTCAAGGCCTGCTTTATCTACGTGGGGCCCATCGGGGATGCGGGTTGGACCTACGCCCACGATCAAGGGCGGAAGAAGGCGGAGGCCGCCCTTCCCTGGCTGGAAACCCGGTATGTGGAAAGCGTGCCCGAGGCCCAGGCCCTTCCGGTCATCGACCGGTTAGTGAAGGAGGGGTGCCAGGTGATCTTCGCCACCAGCTTCGGGTACATGGAGGCGGTCCTCGAGGGGGCAAAGAAGTATCCGAACGTCATCTTTGCCCACGCCACCGGGATCAAGCGGGCTCCCAATGTGGCCACCTACATGGCGGACTTCTACCAGGTCTATTACCTGAACGGCCTGGCTGCCGGGGCCCTTTCCAAGACGGGCAAGGTGGGGTATGTGGCCGCCTTCCCCATCCCTGAGGTGAAGCGCCACATCAACGCCTTCACCCTGGGGGTTAGGGCGGTGAACCCCAAGGCCCAGGTGCTGGTGCGCTGGATCAACGCCTGGTACGACCCGGCCAAGGCCCGAGAGGCCACGGAGGCCCTTCTGGCCCAAGGGGCGGACGTCTTTGCCTTCACCGAGGACACCCCCACGGTGATCCAGACGGCGGCCAAGAAGGGGGCCTACTCCTTCGGCCACTACACCCCCATGCTGAAGTTCGCTCCCGACCACGTGGTCTCCGGCCAGATCGTCCACTGGGAGGTGATCTACATTGACTTCCTCAAGAAGGTGAAGGAGGGGGTCTACACCGCCAAGAACCTGGAGAATGTGGATTACTTCTGGCTCCTGCAGCACAAGGCGGTGGAGATGGGGGCGGACTACGGGGTGCCCATAAACCCCAAGCACGTGCCCCTGTTGCAGAAGGCAGAGATGACGGTGGGCGGGAAGAAGGTGAGCGTCTACGACCGCATCATGGCCCTTCTGAAGGATATGCAGAGCCCCAAGCCCACCTTTGACCCCTTCACGGGTCCCATCCAGGACCGGAAGGGGGTGTTGCGAATCCCGGCGGGGAAAAAGGCCACCCTCCAGGAGCTCCTCACCATGGAGTGGGCGGCGCCGGGGGTGGTGGGGGACTGGCCCGGAGAGCCCAAATAG
- the dtd gene encoding D-aminoacyl-tRNA deacylase, whose protein sequence is MRAVVQRVSEAFVEVEGEEVGRIGPGLLVLLGVGHGDTVEDALYLARKIVALRIFPDEAGKMNLSLKEVGGEVLLVSQFTLYADTRKGNRPSFVRAAPPDLGKRLYEAAIEAFLQQGVHVETGVYGAHMRVHLVNDGPVTLILDSEAKAERFRSR, encoded by the coding sequence ATGCGGGCGGTGGTGCAACGGGTTTCCGAGGCCTTCGTGGAGGTGGAAGGCGAGGAGGTGGGCAGGATCGGCCCCGGGCTTCTGGTCCTCCTGGGGGTGGGGCACGGGGACACGGTGGAGGACGCCCTTTACCTGGCGCGCAAGATCGTGGCCCTGCGCATCTTCCCCGACGAGGCCGGAAAGATGAACCTGTCCCTCAAGGAGGTGGGCGGGGAGGTGCTCCTCGTGAGCCAGTTCACCCTTTACGCGGACACCCGCAAGGGAAACCGACCCTCCTTTGTCCGGGCGGCCCCGCCCGACCTGGGCAAGCGCCTCTACGAGGCGGCCATAGAGGCCTTCCTGCAACAGGGCGTGCACGTGGAAACCGGGGTTTACGGGGCCCACATGCGGGTGCACCTGGTGAACGATGGCCCCGTGACCCTCATATTGGACTCGGAGGCGAAAGCGGAGAGGTTCAGGAGCCGCTGA
- a CDS encoding fatty acid desaturase encodes MRKVEPKDWIPLIKPYAKPDTLRSLRQVADTLLPLLLLFYLAHKALSVSLALTLLLDFAAALFLVRLFILQHDAGHGSFFPRKWANDLLGFFTGVLTLVPYHHWQLSHARHHATSGNLDKRGVGDIYTMTLEEYLKASPWDRLKYRLYRNPWIMFFLGPIYVFMLSYRLPLGYGSDKPSVRNSVALTNLFLALLLAGIVVFFGVKTLLFVYLPIQYLAGMIGIFLFYVQHQFEDVYWEHDPRWEFLKAAMEGSTYLKLPKVLQWLTGNIGFHHIHHLAPKIPNYLLPKVQEEVDLVKVAPTVTLKDAFKIAFADMHLYDEESRKLVGFKEAHQRLREIQGKKAY; translated from the coding sequence ATGCGTAAAGTAGAACCCAAGGACTGGATCCCCCTCATCAAACCCTATGCCAAGCCCGACACCCTAAGAAGCCTGCGCCAGGTGGCGGACACCCTTCTTCCCCTTCTCCTCCTCTTTTACCTGGCCCACAAGGCCCTTTCCGTTTCCCTGGCCCTGACCCTCCTTCTGGACTTCGCAGCCGCCTTGTTCCTGGTCCGCCTGTTCATCCTGCAGCACGACGCCGGCCACGGCTCCTTCTTCCCCAGGAAGTGGGCCAACGATCTTCTAGGCTTCTTCACCGGGGTCCTCACCCTGGTTCCCTACCACCACTGGCAGCTATCCCACGCCCGGCACCACGCCACCAGCGGCAACCTGGACAAGCGGGGGGTGGGGGACATCTACACCATGACCCTGGAAGAGTACCTGAAGGCCAGCCCCTGGGACAGGCTCAAGTACCGCCTTTACCGGAACCCCTGGATCATGTTCTTCCTGGGGCCCATCTACGTCTTCATGCTCTCCTACCGGCTTCCTCTGGGCTACGGCTCGGACAAGCCTTCCGTGCGCAACTCCGTGGCCTTAACCAACCTCTTCCTGGCCCTCTTGCTGGCGGGGATCGTGGTCTTTTTCGGGGTTAAGACCCTCCTCTTCGTCTACCTGCCCATCCAGTACCTGGCGGGAATGATCGGCATCTTCCTCTTCTACGTGCAGCACCAGTTTGAGGATGTCTACTGGGAGCACGACCCCCGCTGGGAGTTCCTGAAGGCGGCCATGGAGGGAAGCACCTACCTGAAGCTCCCCAAGGTGCTCCAGTGGCTCACCGGGAACATCGGCTTCCACCACATCCACCACCTGGCCCCCAAGATCCCCAACTACCTCTTGCCCAAGGTGCAGGAGGAGGTGGACCTGGTGAAGGTGGCCCCCACGGTTACCCTCAAGGATGCCTTCAAAATCGCCTTCGCTGACATGCACCTCTACGATGAGGAAAGCCGGAAGCTGGTGGGCTTTAAGGAGGCCCACCAGCGCCTGCGGGAAATCCAAGGCAAGAAGGCCTACTAA
- a CDS encoding acetyl ornithine aminotransferase family protein yields MKPSIHTPLPGPKAKALLERGQEVLSPSYIRPYPFVPARGQGVFLEDVDGNIFLDFMAGIAVNTTGYAHPRVLEAVRAQAERFAHVCFSDFTHEPTLSLAERLVGRLGGGYRVFFGNSGTEGIEAAIKLVRHHTGRPYLLAFTGAFHGRSLGALSLTASKSAYRKGFSPLLPGVVHVPFPNPFRPPLGARPEEVGKAVLEHLEHLFRTVVPPEEVAAFFLEPIQGEGGYLVPPPGFIPELKALLERYGILLVADEVQSGAGRTGLFLALEHEGVKADVYVLAKGLASGYPLSALLFREELASWRPGAHGTTFGGQAVAAAAAHATLDLLEAGLMENARQVGAYLLRELKAMQGRFPFLGDVRGRGLMIGLDFGTPTEERPDLRDKAVELAFKKGLLLLPAGPSALRIAPPLILTEQEAALGLEILEEVFQAL; encoded by the coding sequence ATGAAACCCAGCATCCACACTCCGCTTCCCGGTCCCAAGGCCAAGGCCCTCCTGGAAAGGGGTCAGGAGGTCCTCTCCCCTTCCTACATCCGCCCCTACCCCTTTGTCCCCGCCCGGGGGCAGGGCGTGTTCCTGGAGGACGTGGACGGGAACATCTTCCTGGACTTCATGGCGGGGATAGCGGTCAACACCACCGGCTACGCCCACCCCAGGGTGCTGGAAGCCGTGCGGGCCCAGGCGGAGCGCTTCGCCCACGTGTGCTTTTCCGACTTCACCCACGAGCCCACCCTTTCCCTGGCGGAAAGGCTGGTGGGGAGGCTCGGCGGAGGCTACCGGGTCTTCTTCGGCAACTCCGGCACCGAGGGGATCGAGGCCGCCATCAAGCTGGTGCGCCACCACACGGGAAGGCCTTACCTCCTGGCCTTTACCGGGGCCTTCCACGGCAGGAGCCTGGGCGCCCTCTCCCTCACCGCCAGCAAAAGCGCCTACCGCAAGGGCTTCTCCCCTCTCCTTCCCGGGGTGGTCCACGTCCCCTTCCCCAATCCCTTCCGCCCCCCCCTGGGGGCAAGGCCGGAAGAGGTGGGGAAAGCGGTGCTGGAACACCTGGAGCACCTTTTCCGCACCGTGGTGCCCCCGGAGGAGGTGGCCGCCTTCTTCCTGGAGCCCATCCAGGGCGAAGGGGGATATTTGGTGCCTCCGCCGGGCTTCATCCCCGAGCTCAAGGCTCTTCTGGAACGCTACGGCATCCTCCTGGTGGCGGATGAGGTGCAGTCGGGCGCTGGCCGCACCGGGCTCTTCCTCGCCCTCGAGCACGAGGGGGTCAAGGCGGACGTCTACGTCCTGGCCAAGGGCCTGGCCTCCGGCTACCCCCTGAGCGCCCTTCTTTTCCGGGAGGAACTCGCAAGCTGGCGCCCCGGGGCCCACGGCACCACCTTTGGCGGCCAGGCGGTGGCCGCCGCCGCCGCCCACGCCACCTTGGACCTCCTGGAGGCGGGTCTCATGGAAAACGCCAGGCAGGTGGGGGCCTACCTCCTCAGGGAGCTCAAGGCCATGCAGGGCCGCTTCCCCTTCCTGGGGGATGTGCGGGGGAGGGGGCTCATGATCGGCCTGGACTTCGGCACCCCAACGGAGGAGCGGCCCGACCTCAGGGACAAGGCGGTGGAGCTGGCCTTCAAGAAGGGGCTTCTCCTCCTCCCCGCCGGGCCTTCCGCCCTCCGCATCGCCCCGCCCCTCATCCTCACGGAACAGGAGGCGGCCCTGGGTCTGGAGATCCTCGAGGAGGTCTTCCAGGCGCTCTAG
- the purH gene encoding bifunctional phosphoribosylaminoimidazolecarboxamide formyltransferase/IMP cyclohydrolase, protein MWALLSVSDKRGLVPFAQGLLELGYRLLATGGTHRALVEAGLPVTYISDFTGFPEVLEGRVKTLHPKVHAGLLARPDQEEELRALGFERIGVLAVNLYPFRETVARGADFAEALEQIDIGGPAMLRAAAKNHMAVLPVCDPEDYPRVLQALEEGPSLEFRRELARKAFAHTASYDAAIAEWLAGEKFPPEKFLVLRRESPLRYGENPHQEAALYRVYGEKGPLLEARVLQGKAMSFNNYLDAEAAWNLVSEFEGPACVAIKHQNPCGVALGEGPLEAYRKAYEADPVSIFGGIVAFNREVDGPTAEAMREVFLEVVLAPGFTPEALAVFSRKKNLRLLEVPFPAQGAYLDLRRLRGGVLLQDADTLDPMEPKVVTQKAPTQEEWQDLLFAWKVVKHVRSNAIVVAKGGQTLGIGVGQTNRYASAKHALKTAKEKARGAVLASDAFFPFDDVVRLAGEFGISAIIQPGGSVRDEDSIRAADELGMAMVFTGVRHFKH, encoded by the coding sequence ATGTGGGCGCTTCTTTCCGTTTCCGACAAGAGGGGGCTCGTGCCCTTCGCCCAGGGGCTTTTAGAGCTGGGTTATAGGCTCTTGGCCACCGGGGGTACCCACAGGGCCTTGGTGGAGGCGGGGCTTCCCGTCACCTACATCTCGGACTTCACGGGTTTTCCCGAGGTCCTCGAGGGCCGGGTCAAGACCCTCCACCCCAAGGTGCATGCGGGGCTTCTCGCCCGGCCCGACCAGGAGGAGGAGCTCAGGGCCCTGGGCTTTGAGCGGATCGGGGTCCTGGCGGTGAACCTCTACCCCTTCCGGGAGACGGTGGCCAGGGGGGCGGATTTCGCCGAGGCCCTGGAGCAGATCGACATCGGGGGCCCCGCCATGCTACGGGCGGCGGCCAAGAACCACATGGCGGTCCTGCCCGTGTGCGACCCTGAGGACTACCCTCGGGTGCTTCAGGCCCTCGAGGAAGGCCCTTCCCTTGAGTTCCGCAGGGAGCTTGCCCGCAAGGCCTTCGCCCACACTGCCAGCTACGACGCCGCCATCGCCGAGTGGCTTGCCGGAGAGAAGTTCCCCCCCGAGAAGTTTTTGGTCCTCAGGCGGGAAAGCCCCTTGCGCTACGGGGAAAACCCGCACCAGGAAGCGGCCCTTTACCGGGTTTATGGGGAAAAGGGGCCTCTTTTGGAGGCCCGGGTCCTCCAGGGCAAGGCCATGAGCTTCAACAACTACCTGGACGCCGAGGCCGCCTGGAACCTGGTCTCGGAGTTTGAGGGCCCTGCTTGCGTGGCGATCAAGCACCAGAACCCCTGCGGGGTGGCCTTGGGGGAAGGTCCTTTGGAGGCGTACCGGAAGGCCTACGAGGCGGACCCGGTTTCCATCTTCGGGGGCATCGTGGCCTTTAACCGGGAGGTGGACGGACCCACGGCGGAGGCCATGAGGGAGGTCTTTTTGGAGGTGGTCCTGGCCCCGGGCTTCACCCCGGAGGCCCTGGCGGTCTTTTCCCGCAAGAAGAACCTCCGGCTCCTCGAGGTGCCCTTCCCCGCCCAGGGAGCCTACCTGGACTTGAGGCGCCTTAGGGGTGGGGTGCTTCTCCAGGATGCGGATACCCTGGATCCCATGGAGCCCAAGGTGGTCACGCAAAAGGCCCCCACCCAGGAGGAGTGGCAGGACCTCCTCTTCGCCTGGAAGGTGGTGAAGCACGTGCGGTCCAACGCCATCGTGGTGGCCAAGGGGGGCCAGACCCTGGGCATCGGGGTGGGGCAGACCAACCGCTACGCCTCCGCCAAGCATGCCCTGAAGACCGCCAAGGAGAAGGCCAGGGGGGCGGTATTGGCCTCGGATGCCTTCTTCCCCTTTGACGACGTGGTGCGCCTGGCGGGGGAGTTTGGCATCAGCGCCATCATCCAGCCCGGGGGAAGCGTACGGGACGAGGATTCCATCCGGGCGGCGGACGAGCTGGGCATGGCCATGGTGTTCACCGGGGTGCGGCACTTTAAGCACTAG
- a CDS encoding NUDIX hydrolase — translation MSPWKRLELEEILSEPVRLVRERLRTHTGKELTYIYRPGPVAASFVLPVTDKATALLIRQYRHPTGKFLLEIPAGKVDPGETPLEAAQRELLEEVGAEARRFFPLPPFHPQPSFTAVVFHPFLALQAEVVAKPALEDGELLETVELPLPEVYRLLETGEIQDASTALTLFYARPHLEAEGLL, via the coding sequence ATGAGCCCCTGGAAGCGCCTCGAGCTGGAAGAAATCCTCTCCGAGCCCGTAAGGCTGGTGCGGGAAAGGTTGCGCACCCACACCGGCAAGGAGCTCACCTACATCTACCGCCCGGGGCCGGTGGCAGCGAGTTTCGTCCTTCCCGTGACCGACAAGGCCACCGCCCTCCTCATCCGCCAGTACCGCCACCCCACGGGCAAGTTCCTCCTGGAGATCCCCGCGGGCAAGGTGGATCCCGGGGAAACCCCCCTGGAGGCTGCCCAAAGGGAGCTTTTGGAGGAGGTGGGCGCCGAGGCCAGGCGGTTCTTCCCCCTTCCCCCCTTCCACCCCCAGCCCTCCTTCACCGCGGTGGTCTTCCACCCCTTCCTGGCCCTTCAGGCGGAGGTGGTGGCCAAGCCGGCCCTCGAGGACGGGGAGCTTCTGGAAACCGTGGAACTCCCCCTTCCCGAGGTCTACCGCCTCCTGGAGACCGGGGAGATCCAGGACGCCTCCACCGCCCTCACCCTCTTCTACGCCCGCCCCCACCTGGAAGCCGAAGGCCTCCTGTAA
- a CDS encoding bifunctional diguanylate cyclase/phosphodiesterase, whose translation MPRRTQVTLQLSGVLLKEAPLQARLQEFLKALLEVPWLGLQARGAIFLKQGESLRLVAEYRLDEPLKTACALLPLGRCLCGRVGLTGESLWTPDVDEAHEITYPGMPPHGHAILPLKVGKRVLGVLNLYLEPGARLSPTARATLGMAAGLLALAVLRERAERAARVLHRASQVALEAQDEAEYFRRLCGLLVEEGYALAWVGEALPDGRVRPLEGAGAVGYLEGLVVRHDETPEGQGPTGRAIRLGEPQVLRDVGEDPNYGPWRLRARAYGFASGVALPIWFGHRIFGSLNIYAPEPDAFDPEEVVLLQDLAHLAGRALERFRAQALAHLLSQVVEQVPEAIFVTDLEGRITYTNPALLAHTGYTLDEVLGQTPRIFKSGKHPEVFYRHLWDTLRRGQVFRSLFYNRRKDGRLVVEDKILTPIRDLRGQMVAYASTGRDITREWSLYRIQQVLIQMLERFLQEGIGRSFFQHFLDKVLEAIPGAEAGSLLLRNRDGSVSFVALTGHDPGLREVRLAPEEVYALEAQAPQGRVSGAVLGEFLRHLPPEKGEVLGQKGRLGELKESLYARLEVEGEAIGALYLDAFQAPFPEEALDPFRFLARWLEMIFSWERAQVQARYLRYHDPLTGLPNRALLEEAWREGDEPLVLVLADLDSFGEFNQIHGRKVGDMLLAAAAQAWAELLPKGGQLYRLGDDEFLFVLPLEPGKVLGFYQGLTRALQASAPSPLEKAKLGISVGVVAYPTDGRNLGELLRRADLALREAKKGRGIAYFNRELEVAYMERVEVLAALEEALREGRLVLFGQPIVDLSTLEAVATEVLVRWPREGGFWPAGVFIPLAEETGLIRELDLYVLRLVETLPENSLWHVNLSPQTLRDPRFLEAASRLRGKGVRFEITEYALAQGVEEVLQELVEMGFGLVLDDFGQGYASLNTLIQHPFCMVKMDRGFTAGLGENPKSHAVLRASLSLARELGLELVAEGVETQAQRAWLLRLGYRFAQGYLFGTPQPISGS comes from the coding sequence ATGCCCAGGCGAACCCAGGTAACCCTTCAGCTCTCCGGGGTCCTCCTAAAGGAGGCTCCCTTACAGGCCAGGTTACAGGAGTTCCTCAAGGCCCTCCTGGAGGTACCTTGGCTTGGTTTGCAGGCCAGGGGGGCCATCTTCCTTAAGCAGGGGGAAAGCCTCCGCCTGGTGGCGGAGTACCGTCTGGACGAACCCTTGAAGACCGCCTGTGCCCTTTTGCCCTTGGGCCGGTGCCTGTGCGGACGGGTGGGGCTTACAGGGGAGTCGCTTTGGACTCCCGACGTGGATGAGGCTCACGAGATCACCTACCCGGGGATGCCTCCCCATGGCCACGCCATCCTTCCCCTCAAGGTGGGAAAGCGGGTTCTCGGGGTCTTGAACCTGTACCTGGAGCCAGGGGCAAGACTATCCCCCACCGCCAGGGCCACGTTGGGGATGGCCGCGGGCCTCCTGGCCCTGGCGGTGCTCAGGGAGCGGGCGGAGAGGGCAGCCAGGGTTTTGCACCGGGCCAGCCAGGTGGCCCTCGAGGCCCAGGACGAGGCCGAGTATTTCCGGCGCCTGTGCGGTTTGCTGGTGGAGGAGGGATACGCCCTGGCCTGGGTGGGGGAGGCCCTGCCCGACGGTCGGGTGCGCCCTCTGGAGGGGGCTGGGGCGGTGGGGTACCTGGAGGGACTGGTGGTGCGCCACGACGAAACCCCCGAGGGGCAGGGTCCCACGGGGAGGGCCATCCGCCTGGGCGAGCCCCAGGTGCTGAGGGATGTGGGCGAGGACCCAAACTACGGCCCTTGGCGCCTTCGGGCGCGAGCCTATGGCTTCGCCTCCGGTGTTGCCTTGCCCATTTGGTTTGGGCATCGAATCTTTGGCTCCCTGAACATATACGCCCCCGAGCCCGATGCCTTTGACCCGGAGGAGGTGGTCCTCCTCCAGGACCTGGCTCATTTGGCGGGGAGGGCCCTGGAGCGCTTCCGTGCCCAAGCCTTGGCCCATTTGCTCTCCCAGGTGGTGGAGCAGGTGCCGGAGGCCATCTTCGTCACGGACCTGGAAGGGCGCATCACCTACACCAACCCTGCCTTGCTGGCCCACACGGGCTATACCCTGGATGAGGTCTTGGGGCAGACCCCCCGCATCTTCAAATCAGGAAAGCACCCGGAGGTCTTCTACCGGCACCTCTGGGATACCTTGCGGCGGGGCCAGGTATTCCGAAGCCTCTTCTATAACCGCCGGAAAGACGGCCGGCTGGTGGTGGAGGATAAGATCCTAACCCCCATACGGGACCTCCGGGGCCAGATGGTGGCCTATGCCTCCACGGGGCGGGACATCACCCGGGAGTGGAGCCTTTACCGCATTCAGCAGGTGCTCATCCAGATGCTGGAGCGTTTTTTGCAGGAGGGGATTGGGCGTTCCTTCTTCCAGCACTTTCTCGACAAGGTCCTGGAGGCCATCCCGGGGGCTGAGGCGGGAAGCCTTCTTTTACGAAACCGGGACGGGAGCGTCTCCTTCGTGGCCCTTACGGGGCATGACCCCGGGCTAAGGGAAGTGCGCCTTGCTCCCGAGGAGGTTTACGCCCTAGAGGCCCAGGCTCCGCAGGGCCGGGTGTCTGGGGCGGTGCTTGGGGAGTTCCTCCGGCACCTGCCCCCGGAAAAGGGGGAGGTTCTCGGGCAAAAGGGGCGCCTTGGGGAGCTTAAAGAAAGCCTTTATGCCCGCCTCGAGGTGGAGGGGGAAGCCATCGGGGCCCTGTACCTGGATGCCTTCCAGGCTCCTTTCCCTGAGGAGGCCCTGGATCCCTTCCGTTTCCTGGCCCGTTGGCTGGAGATGATTTTCTCCTGGGAGCGGGCCCAGGTGCAGGCCCGGTACCTCCGCTACCACGATCCCCTTACCGGCCTGCCCAACCGCGCCTTGTTGGAGGAAGCCTGGCGGGAAGGGGATGAACCCCTTGTGCTGGTGCTGGCAGACCTGGACAGCTTCGGGGAGTTTAACCAGATACATGGCCGGAAGGTGGGGGATATGCTCCTGGCGGCAGCGGCCCAGGCCTGGGCGGAACTCCTTCCCAAGGGTGGGCAGCTTTACCGCTTGGGGGATGACGAGTTCCTCTTCGTGCTTCCCCTTGAACCGGGAAAGGTCCTGGGGTTTTATCAGGGCTTGACAAGGGCTTTGCAGGCCAGCGCCCCAAGCCCCTTGGAAAAGGCCAAGCTGGGGATCTCCGTGGGGGTGGTGGCCTACCCCACCGACGGGCGGAACCTGGGCGAACTCCTCCGGCGAGCGGACCTCGCCCTGCGGGAGGCCAAGAAGGGCCGGGGGATCGCTTACTTCAACCGCGAGCTGGAGGTCGCCTACATGGAGCGGGTGGAGGTCCTGGCCGCCCTGGAGGAAGCCTTGCGGGAAGGCCGGTTGGTCCTGTTCGGCCAGCCCATCGTGGATCTTTCCACCCTCGAGGCCGTGGCCACGGAGGTGCTGGTGCGCTGGCCCAGGGAGGGAGGCTTCTGGCCTGCGGGGGTCTTCATCCCCCTGGCGGAGGAAACCGGGTTGATCCGGGAGCTGGACCTTTACGTGCTCCGCCTGGTGGAGACCCTGCCCGAGAATAGCCTCTGGCACGTGAACCTTTCCCCGCAAACCCTGCGCGACCCCCGGTTCCTGGAAGCGGCCTCCCGCCTGCGGGGCAAGGGGGTGCGGTTTGAGATCACCGAGTACGCCCTGGCCCAAGGGGTGGAGGAGGTGCTACAAGAGCTGGTGGAAATGGGGTTCGGGCTGGTCCTGGATGACTTTGGCCAGGGCTACGCCTCCCTCAACACCTTGATCCAACACCCCTTCTGCATGGTCAAGATGGACCGGGGCTTCACCGCCGGGCTTGGGGAAAATCCCAAATCCCATGCGGTCCTGCGGGCCTCCTTGAGCCTGGCCCGGGAGCTGGGGTTGGAACTGGTGGCGGAAGGGGTGGAAACCCAGGCGCAGCGGGCCTGGTTGTTGCGCCTTGGGTACCGGTTCGCCCAGGGTTACCTCTTCGGGACTCCCCAGCCCATCAGCGGCTCCTGA